The genomic interval AGCTTGCCGATCGCATCGGCCGTGGTGGTATCGATCGCGTTGTCGCGACCGGCCGCGCGGGCGAGCAGATTCGCGCCGACCGAGCGAATCAGCCGGAACAGGAACCATACGAACAAGGCCACCAGTACGACGCCGCGGACACGACCGACATACTCGAGCCAGAACCAGCCGTCCTCGGGCTGGCCAATGCGCAGGGCCAGCGACAGACCGATCACCCAGATCACGCCCTGCAGCGGACCGTTGACGCTGTAGTAGATTGCGTCGTCCCAGACGTTGTCGCTGCGACGTGCGTGTCGGCCAATCCAGGACAGCAGTACACGCGTGACGAGATCGATCAGCCCCGTGACGAAGACGATGCTGAAGATATCGACCGCCACGCCCCACTCCGCCTCCAGGCCCTTGTAGAACGCGAGTGCCTGGTCGAAGACCGTGCCGAGTGTATTCACACGCCTCCTTGGAACGGGGCCGGCCCGTACCGGCTTATAAGCTCGTCTGCCATGGTCATCTGACTACCCTGATCGATGGCAACCCCGGCCGTCGTACGCCGCTTCTCGGCTCAGGCGGCCGGATCACCGTACTCCCGCGCCAGGCGGTTGTTTAAGGCGACCGCGGCCTGCCAGCGCGCATCGGCCGGTTCCGGCGGATGCGCGGAGCGCGTGGCGGCACAGGCGGCATACAGGCGCTCACGTCGCTGGCAGGCGGGCTCGTCGTCCCACAATACCGCGTCGAGCAGCGCAAGCACTGCATCGCGGTTGTTGCATACCGGCACGTAATCGCAGCCGGCGGTCTGGGCCAGCCGGGCCCGCTCGCGATAATCGCCGATCGCCGCCGCCCCGCCCATGCTCAGATCGTCGCAGAACACGCAGCCGTTGAAACCGAGCTCCCCTCGGAGCACGTCGGTGATCCAGTACCGCGACAGGCTTGCCGGCAGCACGTCCATGGCGGGATAGCGAACATGGGCCATCATGACCGAGGCCAGCCCGGCCCCGATCAATGCCTGATACGGCGCCATGTCGACGGCGAGTTCGCCCCGGCTGCGATGATCGATCGGCAGTTCGGCATGCGAATCGGCTCTGACATAACCATGGCCGGGAAAATGCTTGGCCGTCCCCGCACTGCCGGCCTCGACCAGGCCCTCGCAGAACGCCCGAGCCAGGGTGCCGGCCAGTTCAGCGTCGGATGCAAAGGCGCGGTCACCGATCACCGCCGAGGCGCCGTAGTCCAGATCCACGACCGGCGCCAGAGGCAGGTGCACGCCGACCCGGCCCAGTTCGACTGCCAGCAGCCAGGCAATTTCGCGGGCTGCATCGATGCCCGCCTGCGCATCATGTTCGGCCAGCCGACCGATCATCCGCATGGGCACCACTTGGGTGAACCCGGGTCGAAACCTTTGAACGCGTCCGCCTTCCTGATCGGCGGTGATCAGCAGGTTGGGCCGGATTCGTTTCATGTCGGCGATCAGTTCAGCCAGCTGTTCCGGGTTGTCGTAGTTACGGGTGAACAGAATCGCCCCGCCCACGCCGCGATGCGCGAGCACCGCGGCATCACTGTCGTCGAGCCGGGTGCCGGCCACATCCACCAGTAGCGGACCCGGCCGGGCAACGCCCTCATTCATGTATGAATACCTTTGTGCCGACCGGAACCCGTTCGAACAGGTCGATCACGTCACTGTTGGTCATGCGAATGCAGCCGAGCGAGCCCGGTTTGCCCATCACGGCGGTATCGGCCGCGCCGTGGATATAGATATGCCGGCGCATGCTGTCCATGGCGCCCAGCCGATTGCGCCCGATCTCCTCGCCACAGAGCCAGAGAATACGGGACAGGATCCAGTCGCGCCGAGGGGCCGCCTCGGCCAGCTCGACGGAATAGATCTCCCCGGTCGGCCGGCGCGCGTTGAATACCGTCCCGGGGGCCGCCCCCGCGCCGATCTTGGCGCGGATGCGGTGGTGCCCGCGCGGTGTCTGGTGGCTGTTTTCGAATTCGCCGCCGCCCTTGCTCGCGGTGGAGACATCGTAGCCTTCTATCGTGTGCCCGTCGGCATCCAGGAGCGTCAGCCGCTGGGCGTGCAGATCGATATCGATCGTGGGTGCGGTCATGCTTGGTCGGCCCAGTCGGCGTACGGCGAAAACGCCAACGCGTGGTTGTAGTAGCGGCGATCGTCGGACACTTCGCGACCGAGCCAAAGCGGCCGCTCGAACGTCTCGTCGACGTCATCGAGCTCGATCTCGGCGACGATCAACGGCGCATTGGCCCCTTCGAAGACATCGATCTCCCAGGTATGACCGGCATGCACCACCCAGTGACGCGTCTTGATCACCGGAGCGGCCACACACATCGTGGCGAGCATCTCACGTGCCTCGGCCACTGGTATCGCATACTCGTACTCGGCGCGGGAGGTACCCACGACCGCCGCCTTGATATTCAGATTGGCCTGGTCGTCTTCGATACGAACCCGTACCGAAGCCGGCCCGTCTCCGCACAGATAACCCTGTTCGAAGCGCCGACTGGCATGCGCCTGCTCGCGCCACTGCTCGCCATCGACCCGGAACTTGCGCTCGATCTCGATTGCCATCGGCTCAGCTCCCGGTCCGCTCGAAGACGGCCATCGATTCAATATGTGCGGTATGCGGAAACATATCCATGACCCCTGCATGGGTCAGACGATACCCCAGCCGGCCGACCAGTTCTCCGGCATCGCGGGCCAGCGTGGCCGGATGACAGGAGCAGTACACAATACGCCGGGCCCCGGTGGCCGCCACCTGATCGAGTACTTCCAGCGCGCCCGAGCGCGGCGGATCGATCAGCACCTTGTCGACCGGGCCGGTCGTCCAGGCCGCCGTGGCCGGCGGCTCGAACAGATTCGCCACATGGGCCTCGATATTGTCCAGGCCATTGGCACGCGCGTTGTCGCGGGCGCGTTCGACCAGCCCGCCTTCGCCTTCGACGGTGATCACGCGGCGCGCGGTACGCGCCATCGGAAGCGAGAAGTTGCCCAGCCCCGCGAAGAGCTCGAGCACCGTATCGTCGTGGTCGAGTTGCAGCAGGGAAAGCGCCTGATCGACCATCGCGCGGTTGATGCCGGCATGGATCTGCACGAAATCGTTGGGCCGGAAATACAGCCGCACGTCGTAGGCCGGCAGCTCGTAATAGAGCGCGGGCGCATCCAGACTCAGCGGCTCGATGGTGTCCTCGTTGCCCGGCTGCAGATAGATCGAAAACCCATGGGTTTGTCCAAACGCCGCCAGTTGCGCCCGATCGGCCTCGGTGGGCGAATCCAGCACTCGCAGGACCAGCGCGACCGCGTTGTCGGCCGCGGCAACCTCGATCTGCGGCAGCCGCTGACGAATCGACAGCGTATCGATCATGCGAGCGAGTTCCGTCAGACGCGTGCCGACGGACTCGACCAGCACCTCACAGCGTTCGAGCAGCGCGATGAACGGCGCCCCGCGCTCGCGGAAGCCGACCAGCGTACCGCCCTTCTTCGGCACGTATTTCACGCCGAGGCGCGCACGCCGCCGGTACCCCCAGCGTGCATCGCTCAGCGGTGCCAGTACGGTCTCCGGTCGGACCTTTCCGACCCGCTCGAGTGCATCCATCAACTGGGATTGCTTGAATTCGATCTGGGCCGCGGCGTCGGCGTGCTGGAGCGCACAGCCGCCGCATACGCCGAAGTGCTTGCAGCGCGGCGTCGTGCGCGTGGCCGAAGCAGAGAACAGCGTCTCCAGACTGGCTTCGTCGAAACGGGGCTTGCGCTTGGTTGGCCGATAGAGCACGCGCTCGCCCGGCAGCGTGTCGGCTACGAACACGGCCTTTCCATCGACATGGCCGACACCGCGCGCGTTGCTGGCCAGATCCTCGATTTCCACCACGCCGCGTTCGGCAGGCGCCCGCCGACGGCTGCGCCGGCTCATCGACCCGCCACGGCTTGCACGGCCGCCGCCAGCGCCTCGATACGCGTATCGTGATCGGCGCCGCTGATCCGTCCCAGGCTGTATTCGCGCCCCAGCCACAGGCGGTAGCGATTGGCCGCGCGAATCGCGGTCGTGCCGCGATCCGGCTGCAGGCCATAGACCGTCATCATGGCTGCCTCGGCGGCGGCGGCTTCGTCATCGTCGCCATCGAACAACGTATCGGCGAGCGCAATCGGGTGGCCATCGCAGAGTGCCGGCGCCAGAACGCGCCGGTTGAGCAGCGCCCGGGTCGTCAACAGGCCCAGTTCGTCGTGCTGCCAGACCAGCGTATCGGCGGCCCGTCCGTCCAGGGCACGATCCAGCGTATCGAGCATACGTCCCTCGTCGACATCGTCGGCGATATCCAGCATGTGGATATCGCCGCCGCGATCGACGATGCAGGTCAGCCCATCGAGCCGTCGCAAATAACCGGGCAGCACCAGGTGCCCGTAGCGTTGCATGCGTGTCTGCTCGAAGGCGCGGACCACGCCGGCGTCGTCCAGATCGCCGTAATCGTGGAGACGGCGTACGGCCTCGATATCAACCGTGGTAGTCAGCGCAAGCGCGATTCGATCACGGCTCACGGTTTGTCGTATACGCCAGTCGACAGATAACGATCGCCACGATCGCAGATGATCATCACGATCGTGGCGTTCTCCACCTCACGGGCGAGGCTCAGCGCGGCGAACACGCTGCCGCCGGATGAGGGCCCGGCAAAGATGCCCTCCTCTCGCGCCAGCCGTTTCATGGTGGTTTCGGCGTCGCCCTGCTCGACATCGATCACGCGATCGACCCGCTCGGGTTCGAAGATGCTGGGCAGGTATTCCTCGGGCCAGCGACGGATACCGGGGATCTTGGACTCCCCGGCCGGCTGTACGCCGGTGATCTGGATAGCCGCGTTCTGTTCCTTCAAATACCGCGAGCAGCCCATGATGGTGCCGGTCGTGCCCATCGTGGCCACGAAATGCGTGATCTGGCCGCCGGTGGCCTGCCAGAGTTCCGGGCCGGTGGTCTCGTAGTGGGCACGCGGGTTGTCCGGATTGGCGAACTGGTCCAGCACCACCCCCTTGCCGTCGGCGGCCATCTGTGCGGCCAGATCACGTGCGCCCTCCATCCCTTCGGACTCGGATACGGAGATGATCTCAGCCCCGTAGGCTCGCATGGAGGCCCGGCGCTCCTCGCTCATGTTCTCCGGCATGATGAGGACCATGCGATAGCCCTGCATGGCCGCGACCATAGCCAGCGCGATGCCGGTATTGCCGCTGGTGGCCTCGATGAGGGTATCGCCGGGGTGGATCTCGCCGCGCTCGGCGGCGCGCCGGATCATGCTGTAGGCCGGCCGATCCTTGACCGAACCCGCCGGATTGTCGCCTTCCAGCTTGGCCAGCACCGTGTTCGAGGCATGACAGCCGAACGCCTCGGGCAGTCGTTGAAGGCGAGTCAGCGCGCTGTCGCCGACAAAGTGATCTAGCGTGGGATAGCTTTTCATGCGCGGATTCTAGCAGTGCCGTTGCATCGAGGTTAACCGGAATCGTGGACGCAGCTAATCCAGCGCACGCCGACCGGCGTCCATGGCCGCACGCATGGCCCGAACTGCCTCGCTCAGCCCGACGAATACCGCGTCGGCGATCAAGGCATGGCCGATATTGAGCTCGACGATGGCCGGAATCGCGGCGATCGGGCCGACGTTGTCGACGGTCAGACCGTGACCGGCATGAACTTCCAGGCCCTGCGCGGCGGCATGCTCGGCCGCCGAGGCGATACGTGCACGCTGCGTTTCGCGATCGGCGTCGTCGCTGGCATCGGCATAGGCACCGGTATGCAGCTCGATATGATGCGCCCCCGCGCGGGCCGCGGCATCGATCTGCTCGGCCTCGGGATCGA from Salinisphaera sp. T31B1 carries:
- the rlmD gene encoding 23S rRNA (uracil(1939)-C(5))-methyltransferase RlmD, which produces MSRRSRRRAPAERGVVEIEDLASNARGVGHVDGKAVFVADTLPGERVLYRPTKRKPRFDEASLETLFSASATRTTPRCKHFGVCGGCALQHADAAAQIEFKQSQLMDALERVGKVRPETVLAPLSDARWGYRRRARLGVKYVPKKGGTLVGFRERGAPFIALLERCEVLVESVGTRLTELARMIDTLSIRQRLPQIEVAAADNAVALVLRVLDSPTEADRAQLAAFGQTHGFSIYLQPGNEDTIEPLSLDAPALYYELPAYDVRLYFRPNDFVQIHAGINRAMVDQALSLLQLDHDDTVLELFAGLGNFSLPMARTARRVITVEGEGGLVERARDNARANGLDNIEAHVANLFEPPATAAWTTGPVDKVLIDPPRSGALEVLDQVAATGARRIVYCSCHPATLARDAGELVGRLGYRLTHAGVMDMFPHTAHIESMAVFERTGS
- a CDS encoding CYTH domain-containing protein, giving the protein MAIEIERKFRVDGEQWREQAHASRRFEQGYLCGDGPASVRVRIEDDQANLNIKAAVVGTSRAEYEYAIPVAEAREMLATMCVAAPVIKTRHWVVHAGHTWEIDVFEGANAPLIVAEIELDDVDETFERPLWLGREVSDDRRYYNHALAFSPYADWADQA
- the nagZ gene encoding beta-N-acetylhexosaminidase; amino-acid sequence: MNEGVARPGPLLVDVAGTRLDDSDAAVLAHRGVGGAILFTRNYDNPEQLAELIADMKRIRPNLLITADQEGGRVQRFRPGFTQVVPMRMIGRLAEHDAQAGIDAAREIAWLLAVELGRVGVHLPLAPVVDLDYGASAVIGDRAFASDAELAGTLARAFCEGLVEAGSAGTAKHFPGHGYVRADSHAELPIDHRSRGELAVDMAPYQALIGAGLASVMMAHVRYPAMDVLPASLSRYWITDVLRGELGFNGCVFCDDLSMGGAAAIGDYRERARLAQTAGCDYVPVCNNRDAVLALLDAVLWDDEPACQRRERLYAACAATRSAHPPEPADARWQAAVALNNRLAREYGDPAA
- the cysM gene encoding cysteine synthase CysM, with protein sequence MKSYPTLDHFVGDSALTRLQRLPEAFGCHASNTVLAKLEGDNPAGSVKDRPAYSMIRRAAERGEIHPGDTLIEATSGNTGIALAMVAAMQGYRMVLIMPENMSEERRASMRAYGAEIISVSESEGMEGARDLAAQMAADGKGVVLDQFANPDNPRAHYETTGPELWQATGGQITHFVATMGTTGTIMGCSRYLKEQNAAIQITGVQPAGESKIPGIRRWPEEYLPSIFEPERVDRVIDVEQGDAETTMKRLAREEGIFAGPSSGGSVFAALSLAREVENATIVMIICDRGDRYLSTGVYDKP
- a CDS encoding L,D-transpeptidase, which translates into the protein MTAPTIDIDLHAQRLTLLDADGHTIEGYDVSTASKGGGEFENSHQTPRGHHRIRAKIGAGAAPGTVFNARRPTGEIYSVELAEAAPRRDWILSRILWLCGEEIGRNRLGAMDSMRRHIYIHGAADTAVMGKPGSLGCIRMTNSDVIDLFERVPVGTKVFIHE